From the Oceanicaulis alexandrii DSM 11625 genome, one window contains:
- the dnaE gene encoding DNA polymerase III subunit alpha, producing MSDAPFVHLRVRSPYSLLEGAIRIKETAALCKTFSMPAAAITDSNNLFGALEFSEVLSDEGVQPITGVTLSVQVEAPRPGERAKPDGTLVLLAQSQEGYANLMKLSSAAYLDVAATDEPHVPIEKVLELSEGLICLTGGFDGALNRFLCTGRDGQAQALLERLRASFPDRLYLELQRHGRADDVTAESWLVDQAYALDLPLVATNEPHFPKPEFYQAHDALLCISEGAYVSMDDRRKLTAEHDFKSGAAMAERFSDLPEAISNTIEIARRCSFRPRTSKPILPRFPTQGDRNEAEELRARATEGLEDRLVKIEMADTREAYFERLDYELGVIERMGFPGYFLIVSDFIQWAKSQDIPVGPGRGSGAGSLVAWALTITNLDPLRFGLLFERFLNPERVSMPDFDVDFCQDRRGEVIRYVQERYGQDRVAQIITFGTLQARAVVRDVGRVLQLPFGLVDRIAKQVPNNPAQPVTLAEAVKTEPKLQEMQRTDDMVDQLITVALQLEGLFRNASTHAAGVVIGDRPLTDLVPLYQDPRSDLPATQFNMKWVEPAGLVKFDFLGLKTLTVIARALSYIESAGLARPDMDEISLEDPATYELLGAGSSIGVFQLESTGMRDTLRKLKPDTIEDIIALISLYRPGPMKNIDVYVDRKFGRKKPDYLHKDLEPVLKETYGVIIYQEQVMQIAQILSGYSLGEADLLRRAMGKKKKEEMDKQRVRFNEGAEKRGVSKDKANYIFDLVAEFAGYGFNKSHAAAYALIAYQTGWLKANHPAAFMAGLMSLDSANTEKLAVFFQESKRIGLEVLPPDVNASEADFALEDGHIRYALGAIRNVGYAAMEHVAEVRRRGGPYKDVFDFAERVDPRQVNKRAFENLARAGAFDTLEPDRAKALASAEMLLSVSQNAQSERDSAQASLFGGGGESGGARLERPILPDPEPWDPVRRLDEELAAIGFYLSGHPLDDMMPALARRGVVVFADLPSKAAEGARAARLAAVVRRRQEKVSQRSGEKFAFVTLSDPSGEFEALVPPKVLREIREVIEPGASVLVNAKIEAQDEGLRLIIDGADTIDPFAAEHIGQGLKIRLGQSGALEPLRKRIDRADGREGAVKGSIHLIVPLSDGRLAEVRLPGRHAVDPAARAAVKAVAGVLEVETL from the coding sequence GTGAGCGATGCCCCCTTCGTCCATTTGCGTGTCCGGTCGCCATACTCCTTGCTGGAGGGGGCGATCCGGATCAAGGAGACGGCGGCGCTATGCAAGACCTTCTCCATGCCGGCGGCGGCGATCACCGATTCCAACAATCTGTTTGGCGCGCTCGAATTTTCTGAAGTGCTGTCGGATGAGGGCGTCCAGCCCATCACCGGCGTGACGCTGTCGGTTCAGGTCGAAGCGCCGCGTCCGGGCGAACGGGCGAAGCCGGACGGTACGCTGGTGTTGTTGGCGCAATCCCAAGAGGGCTACGCCAATCTGATGAAGCTGTCTTCGGCGGCTTATCTTGACGTCGCCGCTACGGATGAGCCTCATGTGCCGATTGAAAAGGTGCTGGAGCTGAGTGAAGGTCTGATCTGTCTGACGGGCGGATTTGACGGCGCGCTGAACCGTTTTCTCTGCACAGGGCGGGACGGGCAGGCGCAGGCCCTTCTGGAACGCTTGCGCGCGAGCTTTCCCGATCGCCTGTATCTCGAACTTCAGCGTCACGGGCGTGCGGACGACGTCACCGCCGAGTCCTGGCTGGTCGACCAGGCTTATGCCCTGGACCTCCCGCTGGTGGCGACGAACGAGCCGCATTTCCCGAAGCCTGAATTCTATCAGGCCCATGATGCGCTGCTGTGCATCTCCGAAGGCGCCTATGTCAGCATGGATGACCGGCGCAAGCTGACCGCCGAACATGACTTCAAATCCGGCGCTGCGATGGCGGAGCGCTTCTCCGACCTGCCTGAAGCGATTTCCAATACGATTGAGATCGCCCGGCGTTGTTCCTTCCGGCCGCGCACCTCCAAGCCGATCCTGCCGCGCTTCCCCACCCAAGGCGATCGCAACGAGGCTGAGGAGTTGCGCGCCCGGGCGACTGAAGGTCTGGAAGACCGGCTGGTCAAAATCGAAATGGCCGATACGCGAGAGGCGTATTTCGAGCGCCTGGATTACGAGCTCGGCGTTATCGAACGCATGGGGTTTCCGGGCTACTTCCTGATCGTGTCTGACTTCATCCAGTGGGCGAAATCCCAGGACATTCCTGTGGGGCCGGGACGGGGGTCGGGCGCGGGGTCTCTGGTCGCCTGGGCGCTGACCATCACCAATCTTGATCCGCTGCGGTTCGGTCTGCTTTTTGAGCGCTTTCTGAACCCCGAACGCGTGTCCATGCCGGACTTTGACGTGGACTTCTGTCAGGATCGCCGCGGCGAGGTGATCCGGTATGTGCAGGAGCGCTACGGTCAGGACCGGGTAGCGCAGATCATCACCTTCGGCACCCTGCAGGCGCGCGCGGTGGTGCGCGATGTGGGCCGGGTGCTGCAATTGCCGTTCGGTCTGGTGGACCGGATCGCCAAACAGGTGCCCAACAATCCCGCGCAACCTGTCACTCTGGCGGAAGCGGTCAAGACCGAGCCCAAGCTGCAGGAGATGCAGCGCACCGACGACATGGTCGATCAGCTCATCACCGTGGCTTTGCAATTGGAAGGCTTGTTTCGCAACGCCTCCACCCACGCCGCGGGCGTGGTGATCGGCGACCGGCCGCTCACAGATCTGGTCCCGCTCTACCAGGATCCGCGCTCGGACCTGCCCGCCACGCAGTTCAACATGAAATGGGTCGAGCCTGCGGGTCTTGTGAAGTTTGACTTTCTGGGGTTGAAAACCCTCACCGTGATCGCGCGTGCGCTGAGCTATATTGAAAGCGCGGGACTTGCGCGTCCGGACATGGACGAGATCAGCCTGGAGGATCCCGCCACGTACGAGCTTCTGGGCGCTGGATCCTCCATCGGCGTGTTCCAGCTTGAAAGTACGGGCATGCGCGACACGCTGCGCAAGCTCAAGCCTGACACTATCGAGGACATCATCGCGCTGATCTCGCTTTATCGGCCGGGCCCGATGAAGAATATCGACGTCTATGTGGACCGCAAATTCGGGCGCAAGAAGCCCGATTACCTGCACAAGGACCTCGAGCCTGTCCTGAAGGAGACCTACGGGGTCATCATCTACCAGGAACAGGTGATGCAGATCGCCCAGATCCTGTCCGGCTATTCTCTTGGAGAGGCCGACCTTCTTCGCCGCGCCATGGGCAAGAAGAAGAAGGAGGAGATGGACAAGCAGCGCGTGCGCTTCAATGAGGGGGCTGAAAAGCGCGGCGTTTCCAAGGATAAGGCCAATTACATCTTTGACCTGGTGGCTGAGTTCGCCGGTTACGGCTTTAACAAGTCACACGCCGCCGCCTACGCTCTGATCGCCTATCAGACGGGGTGGCTGAAAGCCAATCATCCCGCCGCCTTCATGGCCGGTCTGATGAGCCTTGATAGCGCCAACACCGAGAAGCTTGCGGTTTTCTTCCAGGAATCCAAACGCATCGGTCTTGAGGTCCTGCCGCCGGATGTGAATGCGTCGGAAGCGGATTTCGCGCTTGAAGACGGTCATATCCGGTACGCCCTCGGCGCTATTCGCAATGTGGGCTATGCGGCGATGGAACATGTGGCCGAAGTGCGTCGCAGGGGCGGGCCTTACAAGGACGTGTTTGATTTCGCCGAGCGGGTGGATCCGCGTCAGGTGAACAAGCGCGCGTTTGAAAACCTCGCTCGCGCCGGCGCGTTTGACACCCTGGAGCCCGACCGCGCCAAGGCGCTGGCCTCCGCTGAAATGCTGTTGTCCGTGTCCCAGAACGCCCAGTCCGAACGCGACAGCGCGCAGGCCTCCCTGTTTGGCGGGGGCGGGGAGTCTGGCGGCGCCAGGCTTGAGCGCCCCATTCTGCCTGACCCTGAGCCCTGGGATCCGGTTCGGCGTCTTGATGAAGAGCTCGCCGCCATCGGGTTCTACCTGTCCGGTCACCCGCTTGATGACATGATGCCGGCCCTGGCCCGGCGCGGCGTGGTGGTTTTTGCAGACCTGCCGTCCAAGGCCGCCGAGGGCGCACGCGCCGCGCGGCTCGCCGCCGTGGTGCGCCGCCGTCAGGAAAAGGTGTCTCAGCGTTCGGGCGAGAAATTCGCGTTCGTCACGCTGTCTGACCCTTCAGGGGAGTTTGAGGCGCTGGTTCCGCCGAAAGTGCTGCGAGAAATTCGCGAGGTGATCGAACCGGGCGCGTCAGTGCTGGTGAACGCCAAGATCGAGGCGCAGGATGAAGGGCTTCGCCTGATCATTGACGGTGCCGACACGATCGACCCCTTTGCGGCTGAGCATATTGGTCAGGGGCTCAAGATCCGTCTGGGGCAATCAGGCGCGCTCGAGCCCTTGCGCAAGCGCATCGACCGGGCCGATGGCCGGGAGGGCGCCGTGAAAGGCTCCATCCATCTGATCGTGCCTTTGTCTGACGGACGTCTCGCTGAAGTGCGGCTTCCCGGACGTCATGCGGTCGACCCGGCGGCCCGGGCTGCGGTGAAAGCGGTCGCCGGCGTTTTGGAGGTGGAGACGCTGTAA
- the dxr gene encoding 1-deoxy-D-xylulose-5-phosphate reductoisomerase yields the protein MSARTVTILGATGSVGRATLDLIERAPQGAFDVVALTANSQSADLAALAIRTKAQFCAVADPEAGPALEAALQGTSIRSAAGPDAVCEAARMSADWVMAAIVGAAGLPPTLEAVRRGAAVAFANKEALVCAGDLFMTAAREAGARLLPVDSEHNAIFQAFDEKQRAGIRQIILTASGGPFRHWTLEQMGQASPAQAVAHPTWTMGAKISVDSATMMNKGLEIIEACHLFGLPQTDVDVLVHPESIVHGLVEYADGGMLAQLGMPDMRTPIAHALAWPDRLETPVERLDLAKLSQLTFEAPDPVRFPALGLARAAFDAGRGAPAIFNAANEVAVAAFLNGQIGFLDIAACVSDSLERGEADGVASVQPSDFEAVLDVDRQGRRLAMDAVKQRTR from the coding sequence ATGAGCGCACGGACCGTTACAATTCTGGGCGCGACCGGCTCTGTCGGGCGCGCGACGCTGGATCTGATTGAACGGGCGCCCCAGGGCGCGTTTGATGTCGTGGCGCTGACGGCGAACAGCCAGTCCGCTGACCTGGCCGCGCTTGCGATCCGGACGAAGGCGCAGTTCTGCGCCGTCGCCGATCCGGAAGCCGGGCCTGCGCTCGAGGCTGCGCTGCAAGGCACATCCATTCGCAGCGCCGCCGGGCCTGACGCTGTCTGTGAAGCCGCGCGCATGTCTGCGGACTGGGTGATGGCGGCGATCGTCGGCGCAGCCGGACTGCCGCCGACGCTGGAGGCCGTGCGTCGCGGTGCAGCAGTGGCTTTCGCCAACAAGGAAGCGCTGGTTTGCGCCGGGGATCTGTTCATGACCGCTGCGCGGGAGGCGGGGGCCCGCCTGTTGCCCGTGGACTCAGAACATAACGCCATCTTCCAGGCCTTTGACGAAAAGCAGCGCGCTGGCATTCGCCAGATCATCCTCACCGCATCGGGCGGCCCGTTCCGGCACTGGACGCTCGAGCAGATGGGGCAAGCGAGCCCGGCGCAGGCGGTGGCGCATCCGACCTGGACCATGGGCGCGAAAATCTCGGTGGATAGCGCCACCATGATGAACAAGGGTCTTGAAATCATAGAGGCGTGCCATCTGTTCGGTCTGCCTCAAACCGATGTGGATGTTCTGGTGCACCCGGAATCCATTGTTCATGGCCTGGTGGAGTACGCAGACGGCGGCATGCTCGCTCAGCTTGGCATGCCGGACATGCGCACGCCCATCGCTCACGCCCTGGCCTGGCCTGACCGGCTTGAGACGCCTGTCGAGCGGCTCGATCTCGCCAAGCTCAGCCAGCTTACCTTCGAAGCTCCTGATCCGGTGCGGTTTCCTGCGCTTGGCCTGGCGCGAGCCGCCTTTGATGCGGGGCGGGGCGCGCCAGCGATTTTCAATGCGGCCAATGAAGTGGCGGTCGCCGCCTTTCTGAATGGTCAGATAGGCTTTCTTGACATCGCGGCATGTGTCTCTGACTCTCTGGAGCGAGGGGAAGCAGACGGCGTCGCATCCGTGCAGCCATCTGACTTTGAGGCTGTGTTGGACGTGGACCGGCAAGGCCGCCGGTTGGCGATGGACGCGGTTAAGCAGCGAACCCGTTAA
- the frr gene encoding ribosome recycling factor, producing MSGFDIKDIERRMDGAIDALKKEFAGLRTGRAHASLLDPIKVEAYGALTPINQVGNVSVPEPRMITISVWDKTLAGAVEKAIRNSSLGLNPVSEGETLRIPIPPLNEERRVELAKTAGSYAENARVAVRNVRRDGMDQLKRDEKDNEISEDQHKKLADQIQKLTDAKVASIDTLLKTKQDEITQV from the coding sequence ATGTCCGGTTTCGACATCAAAGACATCGAGCGCCGCATGGATGGCGCGATTGACGCGCTCAAGAAAGAATTCGCCGGCCTGCGCACCGGTCGCGCTCACGCCAGCTTGCTCGACCCGATCAAGGTTGAAGCCTATGGCGCGCTGACCCCGATCAACCAGGTCGGCAATGTCTCCGTGCCTGAGCCGCGGATGATTACGATTTCGGTCTGGGACAAAACTCTGGCCGGCGCTGTGGAAAAGGCGATTCGCAACTCCTCGCTGGGCCTGAACCCGGTCTCCGAAGGCGAAACCCTGCGCATTCCGATTCCGCCGCTCAATGAAGAGCGCCGCGTCGAGCTGGCCAAGACCGCCGGCTCCTACGCGGAAAACGCCCGGGTCGCCGTGCGCAATGTGCGACGCGACGGCATGGATCAGCTCAAGCGCGACGAAAAAGACAACGAGATCAGCGAAGACCAGCACAAGAAGCTGGCTGACCAGATCCAGAAACTGACCGACGCCAAAGTGGCGTCCATCGACACCCTGCTGAAGACCAAGCAGGACGAGATCACTCAGGTCTGA
- the pyrH gene encoding UMP kinase yields the protein MTPKGPYKRVLLKVSGEALMGDQPYGIDMTTADRIAREVGEAVEAGYELCLVIGGGNIFRGLTAAAKGMERAAADYMGMLATVMNALAMQTALERVGVQTRVQSAIPMTTVCEPYIRRRAVRHMERGRVVIFAAGTGNPFFTTDTAAALRAAEMGCDALFKGTSVDGVYDDDPRKNPQAKRFESLDYIDVLARDLKVMDASAVTLMRDNQIPIVVFNIREQGGLARVLDGEGTCTVVGGSSSSAA from the coding sequence ATTACGCCTAAAGGCCCCTATAAACGGGTTCTTTTGAAGGTTTCCGGTGAAGCCCTGATGGGCGATCAGCCCTACGGCATCGACATGACAACTGCAGATCGCATCGCCCGCGAAGTCGGCGAAGCGGTCGAGGCTGGCTACGAGCTGTGCCTGGTGATTGGCGGCGGAAACATCTTCCGCGGTCTGACCGCCGCCGCCAAGGGCATGGAGCGCGCCGCCGCCGACTATATGGGCATGCTGGCGACGGTGATGAACGCGCTGGCCATGCAGACCGCGCTCGAGCGTGTCGGCGTCCAGACCCGCGTCCAGTCCGCCATTCCCATGACCACCGTGTGCGAGCCTTATATTCGCCGCCGCGCTGTGCGCCATATGGAGCGCGGACGCGTCGTGATTTTCGCCGCAGGCACGGGCAATCCGTTTTTCACCACCGACACGGCCGCCGCCCTGCGCGCCGCCGAAATGGGGTGTGACGCCTTGTTCAAAGGCACCAGCGTGGACGGCGTTTATGATGACGATCCGCGTAAAAATCCGCAGGCCAAACGGTTTGAGTCCCTTGACTATATCGACGTTCTGGCGCGCGATCTCAAAGTTATGGACGCCTCGGCGGTGACGCTGATGCGCGACAACCAGATTCCGATCGTGGTGTTCAACATTCGAGAGCAGGGCGGTCTCGCCCGGGTTCTGGATGGCGAGGGCACGTGTACGGTCGTGGGCGGCTCATCCAGCTCAGCCGCATAA
- the rpsB gene encoding 30S ribosomal protein S2, whose amino-acid sequence MALPDFSMRQLLEAGCHFGHQTHRWNPKMKDYIFGERANIHIIDLSQTVPLLHQALVKVREVAAKGGRVLFVGTKRQAAEPISLAASRCAQYYMNHRWLGGTLTNWQTISKSIARLRELETLLDAEGGPTGLTKKEILMLTREREKLERSLGGIKEMGGTPDLMFVIDTNKESIAIQEAKRLNIPVVAILDTNCDPDPIDFPIPGNDDASRALSLYCDLIADAVLDGIADSQAALGMDLGESEAPSEMALGVDESEAAPTEEPAAEAAPAAAEAPAEDAKS is encoded by the coding sequence ATGGCTCTTCCTGATTTCTCCATGCGCCAGCTGCTCGAAGCCGGCTGTCACTTCGGTCACCAGACCCACCGCTGGAACCCGAAGATGAAAGATTACATCTTCGGCGAACGCGCCAACATCCACATCATCGACCTGTCGCAGACCGTTCCGCTGCTGCACCAGGCGCTGGTGAAGGTGCGTGAAGTCGCCGCCAAAGGCGGTCGCGTTCTGTTCGTGGGCACCAAGCGCCAGGCCGCCGAGCCGATCTCTCTGGCCGCGTCGCGCTGTGCGCAATACTACATGAATCACCGTTGGCTGGGCGGCACGCTCACCAACTGGCAGACCATCTCCAAGTCCATCGCGCGTCTGCGCGAGCTGGAGACCCTGCTGGACGCCGAAGGCGGCCCGACCGGTCTGACCAAGAAAGAAATCCTGATGCTGACCCGCGAGCGTGAAAAGCTCGAGCGTTCCCTGGGCGGCATCAAGGAAATGGGCGGCACGCCGGACCTGATGTTCGTGATCGACACCAACAAGGAGTCCATCGCCATTCAGGAAGCCAAGCGCCTGAACATCCCGGTCGTGGCCATCCTGGACACCAATTGCGACCCGGATCCGATTGATTTCCCGATTCCGGGCAATGACGACGCCTCTCGCGCCCTGTCGCTGTATTGCGACCTGATCGCGGACGCCGTGCTGGACGGCATCGCCGACAGCCAGGCCGCTCTGGGCATGGATCTGGGCGAATCTGAAGCGCCGAGCGAAATGGCTCTGGGCGTGGACGAGAGCGAAGCCGCTCCGACCGAAGAACCCGCCGCCGAAGCCGCGCCCGCTGCTGCGGAAGCGCCGGCTGAAGACGCCAAATCCTAA
- a CDS encoding M50 family metallopeptidase — MLDWLGSGTLSILAFVMVMGFVVIIHELGHYWAGRLCGVQADAFSMGFGPTLVSRTDKLGTVWKVSALPLGGFVQFRGDANAASAPDYETLDRLRAEHPDPDSVLHFKPVWQRAFIVAAGPLANFLLAMVLFSILGVMNGERVIEPRIGVVEEGSAAAQGGFMPGDLVTEINGSQISNFNSIREYVATRANQPIRFTVERDGSPVELTVTPDRTLRPDGLGGERAVGFMGVGVSQDAQIQVVRPALWEAPIYGVTRTVETTGTIISYLSRLVTGRASTEHINGPVGIATTAGQLANLAVSDGGAAQPVGLLTRLERLFVVMLALSALLSVGLGLMNLLPIPVLDGGHLVYYAYEAIAKRPPSPSVQEMGFRLGLGLILAMFLVATWNDLSYLRGQFL; from the coding sequence ATGCTCGACTGGCTTGGGTCCGGAACCCTGTCCATTCTCGCCTTTGTCATGGTGATGGGGTTCGTCGTGATCATTCACGAGCTGGGCCATTACTGGGCCGGGCGGCTCTGCGGCGTACAAGCGGATGCGTTCTCAATGGGGTTTGGCCCGACGCTGGTCTCGCGCACCGACAAGCTTGGAACGGTCTGGAAAGTCAGCGCACTGCCCCTGGGCGGGTTTGTGCAGTTCCGCGGCGACGCCAACGCCGCCAGCGCGCCGGATTACGAAACGCTCGACAGACTGCGCGCTGAACATCCCGATCCCGATAGCGTGCTGCATTTCAAACCGGTCTGGCAACGCGCCTTCATTGTGGCGGCGGGGCCGCTGGCCAACTTCCTTTTGGCGATGGTGTTGTTCTCGATCCTCGGCGTGATGAATGGCGAGCGGGTGATCGAACCGCGCATCGGCGTGGTGGAAGAGGGCTCTGCGGCGGCGCAAGGCGGGTTCATGCCCGGCGATCTTGTGACAGAGATCAACGGATCACAGATCAGCAATTTCAACTCGATCCGCGAATATGTCGCCACCCGCGCCAATCAGCCCATCCGTTTCACGGTCGAGCGTGACGGATCGCCTGTTGAGCTCACCGTCACGCCCGATCGCACCTTGCGGCCTGACGGCCTGGGCGGCGAGCGCGCTGTCGGATTCATGGGGGTGGGCGTCTCTCAGGATGCGCAGATCCAGGTGGTCCGACCCGCGCTCTGGGAAGCGCCGATTTACGGCGTGACGCGAACGGTCGAGACGACCGGCACGATCATCAGTTATCTGTCGCGACTGGTCACGGGGCGAGCATCCACAGAACATATCAACGGCCCGGTCGGGATCGCCACCACGGCGGGGCAACTCGCCAATCTGGCGGTCAGCGATGGCGGCGCGGCCCAGCCAGTCGGCCTGCTAACGCGTCTTGAGCGGCTGTTTGTGGTGATGTTGGCGCTGTCCGCCCTGCTGAGCGTCGGACTGGGGTTAATGAATCTTCTGCCCATTCCGGTTCTCGACGGCGGGCACCTTGTGTACTACGCCTATGAAGCGATAGCGAAGCGCCCGCCAAGCCCCTCCGTTCAGGAAATGGGGTTTCGGCTGGGTCTTGGCTTGATTTTGGCCATGTTCTTGGTGGCCACTTGGAATGATTTGAGCTATTTGCGCGGACAGTTCCTGTGA
- a CDS encoding phosphatidate cytidylyltransferase, with translation MADPDDPESTTAPRKPMRGDPMFSRRVLSALVLAPVSIGLVIWGGSAFSIFIAAFSAAMAWEWVRMSDPMAPPRAFAIATGTAVGGVMLASQLELLGAAAWILGGALAAYADRRPRSRGYEALFGVAYVALAASVLGALRHEESAGLAGVVFLISVVWAADTFAYLAGSWLGGWKLLPAASPNKTWAGLVAGLAFGVIAGAFSAWWAGWDPRHGAMLAAPTALSAVAGDLLMSLAKRRFGVKDAGTVIPGHGGVLDRVDALMMAALFAGIWSWVGPGGWPGGGA, from the coding sequence ATGGCTGACCCTGATGACCCTGAAAGCACCACCGCGCCTCGCAAGCCTATGCGCGGCGATCCCATGTTCTCCAGACGGGTGCTGTCCGCGCTGGTGCTTGCGCCTGTCTCAATCGGATTGGTGATCTGGGGCGGGTCGGCGTTTTCCATCTTCATCGCCGCTTTCTCCGCCGCCATGGCGTGGGAATGGGTGCGCATGTCCGATCCGATGGCTCCGCCGCGCGCCTTTGCGATCGCCACAGGCACCGCTGTGGGCGGGGTGATGCTCGCCAGCCAGCTTGAGCTTTTGGGGGCTGCGGCCTGGATCCTGGGCGGCGCTCTCGCAGCCTACGCAGACCGGAGACCTCGCAGCCGGGGTTATGAGGCCTTGTTCGGCGTTGCGTATGTGGCGCTGGCCGCGAGCGTTCTGGGCGCTTTGCGTCATGAGGAGAGTGCGGGACTGGCTGGCGTCGTCTTTCTGATCAGCGTCGTCTGGGCGGCGGACACGTTCGCCTATCTGGCGGGGTCCTGGCTGGGCGGTTGGAAGCTGTTACCCGCCGCGAGCCCCAACAAGACCTGGGCGGGGCTGGTTGCGGGGCTCGCCTTTGGTGTGATCGCCGGCGCGTTTTCGGCCTGGTGGGCGGGCTGGGACCCAAGGCATGGTGCGATGCTGGCTGCGCCCACGGCGCTGTCGGCGGTGGCGGGTGATCTGTTGATGTCGCTGGCCAAGCGCCGCTTCGGGGTCAAGGATGCCGGCACGGTGATCCCCGGGCATGGCGGCGTGCTGGACCGGGTGGATGCGCTGATGATGGCGGCCCTTTTCGCCGGGATATGGTCCTGGGTCGGGCCGGGCGGATGGCCTGGAGGGGGCGCATGA
- the uppS gene encoding polyprenyl diphosphate synthase, producing the protein MSETEPSGQTPQHVAIIMDGNGRWAASRGRPRAFGHRKGVEAVREAVRAAGQLGVRYLTLFSFSTENWNRPVAEVEALFELLRRFVAADLDRLHAEGVRVRILGRREGLSDELLRLIESVETRTADNDAFFLNIAFNYGGRDEIVRAAQRAAKAHDGDLSALNEAEFARYLDTADLPDPDLVIRTSGERRISNFLLWQAAYAEFVFMDTLWPDFDKSAFEAALSEYASRDRRYGGVRHG; encoded by the coding sequence ATGAGCGAGACCGAACCGTCCGGCCAGACGCCGCAGCACGTCGCCATCATTATGGATGGCAATGGTCGCTGGGCGGCGTCTCGGGGGCGCCCGCGCGCCTTTGGTCATCGCAAAGGGGTTGAGGCGGTGCGCGAGGCCGTGCGCGCCGCCGGTCAGCTTGGGGTGCGCTATCTCACCCTCTTCAGCTTTTCCACCGAGAACTGGAACCGTCCCGTCGCCGAGGTCGAGGCGCTGTTCGAGCTGTTGCGGAGGTTCGTGGCGGCCGATCTCGACCGGTTGCATGCCGAAGGCGTTCGCGTGCGCATCCTGGGCCGCCGCGAGGGGCTGAGCGATGAGTTGCTGCGCCTGATAGAGTCTGTGGAAACGCGAACCGCGGACAATGACGCCTTCTTTCTCAACATCGCCTTCAATTATGGCGGCCGTGACGAGATCGTCCGCGCCGCGCAGCGTGCAGCCAAGGCCCATGACGGCGATTTGTCCGCACTGAACGAAGCCGAGTTCGCCCGTTATCTGGACACGGCTGACCTGCCCGACCCAGATCTGGTGATCCGCACCAGCGGTGAACGCCGCATCTCCAACTTTCTTCTCTGGCAAGCCGCTTACGCCGAATTCGTCTTTATGGACACGCTCTGGCCGGACTTTGACAAATCAGCCTTTGAGGCCGCCTTGTCTGAATACGCCAGCCGGGACCGTCGCTATGGCGGCGTGCGCCATGGCTGA
- the tsf gene encoding translation elongation factor Ts, with product MAQITAALVKELRDKTGAGMMDAKKALVEVDGDMEAAVDWLRKKGLSKAAKKADRVAAEGLVAVKSEDKGAGMAASAVEVNAETDFVARNEIFQKAVGEIAALAINADSVDALNAAQMSSGKSVADTMTDLIAQIGENMSVRRAATLSVDPGVVAAYVHNAAGDGMGKIGVLVALKSEGDKAVLAELGRKVAMHVAAGSPAPALAVHEGELDQTVVEKEREVFAGQARESGKPEQIIEKMVEGRLRKFYEEVVLLKQVFVFDTDKTVAEAIKAAEGDAGAPIELTGFVRMVLGEGVEKKEEDFAAEVAAVAKG from the coding sequence ATGGCTCAGATCACCGCCGCTCTCGTCAAAGAGCTTCGCGACAAAACCGGCGCCGGCATGATGGACGCCAAGAAGGCGCTTGTGGAAGTTGACGGCGACATGGAAGCCGCCGTCGACTGGCTTCGCAAGAAAGGCCTGTCCAAAGCCGCGAAAAAAGCAGATCGCGTCGCAGCTGAAGGCCTGGTGGCCGTCAAGTCTGAAGACAAAGGCGCTGGCATGGCTGCGTCCGCTGTTGAAGTGAACGCAGAGACCGATTTCGTTGCACGCAACGAAATCTTCCAGAAAGCTGTTGGCGAGATCGCCGCTCTGGCGATCAACGCTGACTCTGTGGACGCGCTGAACGCGGCTCAGATGTCTTCTGGCAAGTCCGTGGCCGACACCATGACCGATCTGATCGCTCAGATTGGTGAGAACATGTCGGTTCGCCGCGCCGCCACCCTGTCTGTGGATCCGGGCGTTGTCGCAGCTTACGTGCACAACGCGGCTGGCGACGGCATGGGCAAGATCGGCGTGCTGGTTGCGCTGAAGTCTGAAGGCGACAAGGCGGTTCTCGCCGAGCTGGGCCGCAAGGTCGCCATGCACGTCGCTGCTGGCTCTCCCGCACCGGCTCTGGCCGTCCATGAGGGCGAGCTGGACCAGACCGTGGTCGAGAAAGAGCGTGAAGTGTTCGCCGGCCAGGCCCGTGAATCCGGCAAGCCTGAGCAGATCATTGAGAAAATGGTCGAAGGCCGTCTGCGCAAGTTCTACGAAGAAGTCGTGCTCCTGAAGCAGGTCTTCGTGTTCGACACCGACAAGACCGTCGCCGAAGCCATCAAGGCGGCTGAAGGCGATGCAGGCGCACCGATCGAACTGACCGGTTTCGTCCGCATGGTTCTGGGCGAAGGCGTCGAGAAAAAAGAAGAAGACTTCGCCGCTGAAGTCGCAGCCGTCGCTAAAGGCTAA